The Arachis ipaensis cultivar K30076 chromosome B03, Araip1.1, whole genome shotgun sequence region CATTTTATGATTTGTTACAATATGATGTCTCTTGCACCCTTGCTCTGAATATTTATCTACATGTCTACAACCAAAGCATATATGTTAGCAACATGCTTGCTTCTGTTTTTGTTGTATCTATGCAGTATCAATTTATTATGCTTATCTCATACAAAGTTTTTGCAGTTTTTGGTTGCTACAGTTTGGAGTTAGCATTCTATTTTAGTTTCCTCTTGATTGGTTTGGCTTCATTTTCGATTGCAGATTTGGGTGTGGCCAGAGCGAATGTGGACTATGGATCTTCTTGGTTTCTATGATAACTTTACAATCAACACAAGTATTACTAGAGTGAGAGCTGTTCCTCAGTATAGCTTTAATGTTGAAACTTTAGAGGAACTGAACAGAATTAAGTGCCCAACCATAGGTATTATGCCATCAGGTCTTCCATGGGTAAAGAAATCCCCTCCGAAGACCAAGTGTATTTCACGTGCACATTTGACAGCTCGATGTAAGAAAGCAGAATGGAGTGAAGACGACGATGAGTACGAGCCAACAGGGGATATAGGAGGACCTCCCGAGAAGCTTCACAAGTACATATTTACTGTTCCATACTCTGATCATTCAAATTTTGCAGAGATAATGGATTTTGTGAAGCTTATCAGGCCAAAAAACCTGAAGGGCATTGTGTCTTCTTCATCATGTTATATTGAACCTATGTACTACCTCGGTCTACTTTGTCAAGGCAACCGTCCTTCAGAAGTGTTGAATAGCAAGCTTAAAAGGAAAGCTAGAGCTAAAGTAGCTGGGAGCAACAAAAAACCATCAGGTTCTTATAATGCTGAGTTGGTGAGAAAGAGAAGCATGACTTTGAAGGCCAGGCTTAAGCGAATTCGTTTGAGCAAGCATAGTATACTGAGAAAAGTGCGCAAGGGTGCGAAAATTCCGGATATAAGTGCTGATCTAAAGACCGACAGTGATGGAAATCAAGTGGAATAGACGACAAAGGAAATTGGATATGCATGGTCAGTGCCACAGCTGAAGTTAACGGTGCAAGGTATGGTCAACATGCTCCTTGACACAGCTTGGTAAATTTTCGTTGTACATTTTGAAAGGTCTGTCAATAGCAAGTTTATATGATCATCAGTATACGGTTCTCGATGAATCTGTGCACTCCTTTTGGATGTAGCCTTATTCTCTCTAGATGCAAAAGAAATTGTGGTAAAAATGTTAAGATGAGGTTGTCAATTGATTTAATGGACAatgttatatataattttgaGGTGCTACTGCCTACTGCTACACAAATCTGAAATCACGCATAATGATGAATGAAATATTTGTTAAATAAAACCTGAATACTGTAAACTATTTAAGCGCAACCCTCCTATAAATCTTATCTCTGTCAAGCCGAGTCTTTAGTTTAAGAAATCTGATGAACGCAAAACTATTCTTTAGAAGAGTTGTAAATAGTTATAATTATTAACAACAAAAGTTAAATAGTTATAATCCCCATGTTTTTGTTATGCGTTagcttttattgttaatttgaacTCTTTTTGTGTTCTATTTAATcctattttttaattaatgataAAGTAAAAATTGTTTAAATCATGTACTTATTTTGAAGTGGAGTTTTGATTTGATCagctttgaaaaacaaaaatggtATTTATTGTGATAAAAATAAAGTGGATGTACATTTATAAATTGGGCGGCTAAACTTCATATATTGAAGGAATTATTTTTANTAATAGATATATATAAATCAtctctattatattgagataattatattaataaatattaatattaaaattatttatttatatttttttattttatatctattttatcttctttatttaGTTTACAACAGTATTGACCACAAGTTGTAGTTGTCATGCTTTGTTGTAAGCAATAAATTAAACcgttaacaataataataataataaatccagtgtgttgtaataataataataataaatccagTGTGTGCAGGACTCCACGGTTTCGGTGACGGTCAAAGCACGCTGCCTTATCATGATTGTTTTTATGagaattttattatattatttttaatattcaaacaatttttttttttgtaattatgtAATTTCTTCGTTCTTTTACTTTCCTTTCAACCTTAACAAAATTTTATCAGGAACTGTCTCATGTAACAGAAAAATGCATAACATCTTTTTCATCATGAacgtaatttaaatatttaatcaatATGTCCATAGTCCACACATGAACTCCGCGAGAAATTGAATACCCAGCCAGAAGTGTTGACTTAATGACCAGAGAATGTTCAATTTTCCACACTCGGGACATAATACAAGTCATTGCTCTGACCCATTCAACTCTTCATAGTTCAAACCCTCTAACCATAATAATCTGAAATTAGCGTCTTCTCCATGGTAACTTGTGACATGCCATATTGTTTCAACAACATGATGGAGCCATgcttcttgctttctcttttcaTCATCATATGCTTCTCTTTTCACCCTTACAATTCCCATGCAGCTTTGATTTCAATCACTGCAAACCAATCTCTCAGTGGTGATCAAACACTTGTCTCCAaagatgaaaattttgaattgggTTTCTTCAAACCAGGTAACTCCTCTAACTACTACATAGGAATGTGGTACAAAAAAAGAGTCTCTCAAAGAACCTATGTTTGGGTAGCAAATAGAGATAACCCAGTTTCTGAtaaaaattctgcaaagttgacAATATCTAAGGGTAACTTAGTACTCTTGGATCAGTCCCAAAATCAAGTTTGGTCAACAAATTTGAATTCTCCAAACTTAGATTCTTTAGTAGCTGTGCTTCTAGATAATGGGAATCTTATACTGAGTGATAGGCCTAATCCATCAGAATCAAATTCTCTATGGCAAAGTTTTGATCATCCAACAGATACATTCCTTCCTGGAGCCAAACTTAAGCTTGATAACAAAACCAAGAAGCCTCAATATCTCACTTCATGGAAGAGCACCGAAGATCCGGGTACGGGCTTGTACTCTTTGGAACTAGACCCTAAAGGAAGCGAAGCTTACTTGATCCTTTGGAACAAAACTGTAGAATATTGGACTAGTGGACCTTGGAATGGTCAAATTTTCAGCGGGGTGCCTGAAATGAGGTTGAATTACATCTACAATTTCTCCTTCCATGATGAACCTGATGAGGCTTACTTCACTTACACGGTGTATAACTCTTCGATTCTTTCGCGGCTCGTGATGGATGTCTCCGGGCAGATCAAGCAGCTTTCGTGGCTGGACAATACACAGAATTGGAACTTGTTTTGGTCTGAACCAAGGCATCAGTGTGAGGTTTACACCTTCTGCGGCGCGTTTGGGAGTTGTACTGAGAATTCTATGCCTTACTGTAATTGTTTGACAGGCTATGAGCCAAGTAATTCATCTAACTGGAACTTAGAGGATTACTCAAGTGGATGCAAGAGAAGAACAAAGTTCCAATGCGAGACGGCGAATCCTAATGGTGGTGCAAAGGACAGGTTTATGGCATTTCCAAACATGGGATTGCCTTCACCTGCACAACATGTAAGTGCTGGGGATGCAGAGGAATGCGCTTCAACTTGCTTAGAGGACTGTTCTTGCACAGTATATGCATATGGCAATAAAGGTTGTGTAATTTGGAATGGTGACCTCTTGAATTTGCAGCAGCTTTCTCAAGATGATAGTAACGGAGAAACCATGTTTCTCAAGCTTGCAGCATCTGAATTTGATGATCCTAAGAGCAGCAAGAGGAGAACCATTGGTGCTGTTGCAGGTGCTATTGGTGGCATGGTGATTATCCTAGCACTTACTCTATTTTTCTTGGTGAGGAGAAGGAGACAAGTTCAATCAGGAACGTTGGTTGAAGGCTCATTGAAGACATTTGGATACAGAGATTTGCAAATTGCTACAATGAATTTCTCAGATAAATTGGGAGGAGGAAGTTTTGGTTCTGTCTTCAAGGGGACACTGCCAGATTCAAGTGTCATAGCAGTGAAGAAGCTCGAAAACATTAGCCAAAGTGAGAAACAGTTCCGGACAGAAGTGAGCACAATTGGGACAGTCCAGCATATCAATCTGGTTAGGCTCCGCGGATTCTGTTCCGAAGGTACTAGAAAACTTCTAGTCTATGATTACATGCCAAATGGCTCCTTGGATTCAAACTTGTTTCATGAGAAGGGATTCAAGTCCAAGGTGTTGGAATGGAAAGAAAGGTACCAAATTGCTCTTGGGACAGCTAGAGGACTGGCTTATCTCCATGAGAAGTGTAGAGACTGCATCATACACTGCGACGTGAAGCCGGAAAACATTCTTTTAGATGCTGATTTTTGTCCAAAAGTGGCACATTTTGGCCTTGCAAAGCTGGTTGGAAGGGAAGTTGGCCAGGTCCTAACAACCATGAGAGGAACAAGGGGATACCTCGCTCCAGAATGGAATTCTGGGGTGCCTGTAACTGCCAAAGCCGATGTCTATAGTTATGGAATGATGCTGTTCGAGTTTGTGTCCGGTAAGAGGAACTCAGATCCCCCAGAAGATGGACAAGTTAGGTTCTTCCCTACATGGGCGGCAAAAACAGCAAGCGAAGGCGGCAATGTGCTTAGCCTTTTGGATCCAAAGTTGAAGGGAAATGCTAACATCGAAGAGGTCATTCGAGTCATCAAAATCGCTTCTTGGTGTGTCCAAGATGATGAGATTCATAGGCCATCCATGAGTCAGGTAGTTCACATCCTTGATGGTGTGTTAGATGTGGCTTTTCCTCCTGTGCCAATATTCCTACAAGCCTTTCTTGAGAACCAAGAAACTACAGTTTTCTTCATTGAATCAGGCTCTAATCAGAGTTCACATATGAAAAGCTCCACAACCTCCTCTTAGGCCAAGGGAAATGCTATGAAACATGAACTTTTCAGTTGTACTTGTAATATGAATATGAATGTAAACTTTGCCATTAGAATGAATGTTATATCATATATGAATGCCTGTGAATCTCTGATATTTTGCAGTCTCTTTACCATGTATCAATATTTTCTCAATTTTCTTGCCGAAAAATTACTCTCTTCCCTCTCACATAACTTGACTACTATTGGTATCAAAGAACTAAAACAAACATAAGTTGCACCCGGGTCATGGAAAATAGTTTGAAAAGTTTGGTTCCATTTAGCTATTGGAATCGAAGAATTAAATGCAACAGCATTTAAAATACCATCAGACTACGAAAGAATACCAAGTCAAGAAAAAGTTTAGTCATaagtatttaattttaaatgtaTATTTAGAGAAACATTCACTTGCTCATGAGTCATGTGCCAGGAAAATTTATCAGTGGAATAGAATCTAAATCAGCTGATACAATATAATTCACATATCAACTCATTAAGAATCATTTTGAACTTGATATAAGCATAAAGCTCATTTTTCACTTGCTCTAAGATTGTTTCCACTTGTCTATTTTGCAGGTA contains the following coding sequences:
- the LOC107629916 gene encoding G-type lectin S-receptor-like serine/threonine-protein kinase At2g19130, with product MVTCDMPYCFNNMMEPCFLLSLFIIICFSFHPYNSHAALISITANQSLSGDQTLVSKDENFELGFFKPGNSSNYYIGMWYKKRVSQRTYVWVANRDNPVSDKNSAKLTISKGNLVLLDQSQNQVWSTNLNSPNLDSLVAVLLDNGNLILSDRPNPSESNSLWQSFDHPTDTFLPGAKLKLDNKTKKPQYLTSWKSTEDPGTGLYSLELDPKGSEAYLILWNKTVEYWTSGPWNGQIFSGVPEMRLNYIYNFSFHDEPDEAYFTYTVYNSSILSRLVMDVSGQIKQLSWLDNTQNWNLFWSEPRHQCEVYTFCGAFGSCTENSMPYCNCLTGYEPSNSSNWNLEDYSSGCKRRTKFQCETANPNGGAKDRFMAFPNMGLPSPAQHVSAGDAEECASTCLEDCSCTVYAYGNKGCVIWNGDLLNLQQLSQDDSNGETMFLKLAASEFDDPKSSKRRTIGAVAGAIGGMVIILALTLFFLVRRRRQVQSGTLVEGSLKTFGYRDLQIATMNFSDKLGGGSFGSVFKGTLPDSSVIAVKKLENISQSEKQFRTEVSTIGTVQHINLVRLRGFCSEGTRKLLVYDYMPNGSLDSNLFHEKGFKSKVLEWKERYQIALGTARGLAYLHEKCRDCIIHCDVKPENILLDADFCPKVAHFGLAKLVGREVGQVLTTMRGTRGYLAPEWNSGVPVTAKADVYSYGMMLFEFVSGKRNSDPPEDGQVRFFPTWAAKTASEGGNVLSLLDPKLKGNANIEEVIRVIKIASWCVQDDEIHRPSMSQVVHILDGVLDVAFPPVPIFLQAFLENQETTVFFIESGSNQSSHMKSSTTSS
- the LOC107629917 gene encoding 5' exonuclease Apollo, with translation MDEALISVDRWAKGSQAYFLTHLHADHTKGLSSTWSHAPLYCSSFTADLIPLKFSDFDLSLLHVFEIGTWQTLNLISRSSGAPTAVEFIAIDACHCPGSVMLLFRGEFGCMLYTGDFRWEVGCERAAKAKEMLAGAIKDDKVDVVYLDNTYCNPIYDFPNRQVAAQQVIDIITSHPDHDVIIGINTLGKEDLLVQISEALKIKIWVWPERMWTMDLLGFYDNFTINTSITRVRAVPQYSFNVETLEELNRIKCPTIGIMPSGLPWVKKSPPKTKCISRAHLTARCKKAEWSEDDDEYEPTGDIGGPPEKLHKYIFTVPYSDHSNFAEIMDFVKLIRPKNLKGIVSSSSCYIEPMYYLGLLCQGNRPSEVLNSKLKRKARAKVAGSNKKPSGSYNAELVRKRSMTLKARLKRIRLSKHSILRKVRKGAKIPDISADLKTDSDGNQVE